One window of the Ammospiza nelsoni isolate bAmmNel1 chromosome 17, bAmmNel1.pri, whole genome shotgun sequence genome contains the following:
- the GRID2IP gene encoding delphilin yields the protein MGKDRSFSRHFRIFIPKKHRQRFDEVVSQSLISKLCRSRSEHGNRLRRSRSEDQQERLLVSTRASSVPRSHEELSKSLRKTSSLVSSNVASGAARRTVRVYKGNRSFGFTLRGHAPVWIESVLPGSPAEKAALKAGDRILFLNGLDMRNCSHDKVVSMLQGSGAMPTLVVEEGIVSFSNDSDSAESPSSSSALTSLQWVAEILPSSIKIQGRTFTQQLEHLLTPPERFSVCKALEGFFHHRTIDTLIVDVYPVLDTPAKQVLWQFIYQLLSYEEQEHCQQKLDRFLGCKALAAEAEAEDRYRSSIRGASLCRGSLRTPRPEEGAAGSDTVEVPVRLIPGERQAGDGTSLPETPNPKMMSAVYAELENRLIGGFGGKVGNAALHRTSPPAPELPHAAAGGRKPGLAWPSELASQPCYYRLHSSVASPCSTESNPYVSLDSSPAPSPTRRPRSPLSRRKKLFTFSRPPRSRDTDRFLDALSEQLGHRVTIVDEFLTPENDYEEMSFQDDQGSYVTNDVSSSEYISSSDEGSSLTYSTLSDHIPPPPLSPPPPPPPLPFHDPQGGPAKAEPPKGSVAPVPKSLVSHLHPVPPPPPPPPPPPVPCAPALHRGLLHRRSDSNHMSVKRLRWEQVENSEGTIWGQLGEDSDYDKLSDMVKYLDLELHFGTQKPTKPTLMPENFKKKDVVEILSHKKAYNTSILIAHLKLSHAELRQILMTMETDRLEPSHIKQLLLYAPDGEEVQRFQSYKESPGKLSEPDQFVLQMLSVPEYKIRLRSLHFKTTLQEKTEEIKASYECICKASLELKSSKKLAKILEFVLAMGNYLNNGQPKTSKTTGFKINFLTELNTTKTVDGKSTFLHILAKSLSQHFPELLGFAKDLPTVPLAAKVNQRTLTADLKDLHSTVSDIQKACHSMPATAEDRFAIVMSSFLESAQPAMRSLDDLQHKAMEEFSKVLSFFGEDSKMTTSEAFFGIFAEFMSKFERALSDVQVGESQRSPRMSSPLAW from the exons ATGGGAAAGGACCGGAGTTTCTCGCGGCATTTTCG GATTTTCATCCCCAAGAAGCACCGGCAGCGCTTTGACGAGGTGGTGTCGCAGAGCCTCATCAGCAAGCTGTGCCGCTCCCGCAGCGAGCACGGCAACCGCCTGCGCCGCAGCCGCAGCGAGGACCAGCAGGAGCGGCTGCTCGTGTCCACCCGCGCCAGCTCCGTGCCCCGCAGCCACGAGGAGCTCAGCAAGAGCCTCCGCAAAACCTCCTCGCTCGTCAGCAGCAACGTGGCCTCGGGGGCTGCCCGCAG AACCGTGCGAGTTTATAAAGGCAACAGGAGCTTTGGCTTCACCCTCCGCGGCCATGCCCCGGTGTGGATCGAGTCCGTCCTGCCAG GGAGCCCGGCGGAGAAGGCTGCGCTCAAAGCTGGAGACAGGATCCTGTTCCTCAACGGCCTGGACATGAG gaactgCTCCCACGACAAGGTGGTGTCGATGCTGCAGGGCAGCGGGGCCATGCCCACCTTGGTGGTGGAAGAGGGCATTGTCAGCTTCTCCAACG acTCTGACTCTGCTGAGTCCCCGAGCAGCTCCTCGGCCCTCACCTCCCTGCAGTGGGTGGCAGAGATTCTCCCCTCTAGCATCAAGATCCAGGGAAGGACGTTCACgcagcagctggagcacctGCTGACCCCCCCCGAGCGTTTCAGCGTCTGCAAGGCCCTGGAGGGCTTCTTCCACCACCG GACCATTGACACTCTCATTGTGGATGTGTACCCGGTGCTGGACACCCCAGCCAAGCAAGTCCTCTGGCAGTTTATCTACCAGCTGCTGAGctatgaggagcaggagcactgcCAGCAAAAGCTGGACAGGTTTCTGGGGTGCAAGGCCTTGGCAG CCGAGGCAGAGGCTGAGGATCGGTACCGCAGCTCCATCCGAGGCGCCTCCCTGTGCCGGGGCAGCCTCAGGACCCCCCGGCCCGAGGAGGGGGCAGCAG gcagtgacaccGTGGAGGTCCCCGTGCGCCTTATCCCTGGAGAGAGACAGGCTGGAGATGGCACGTCCCTCCCGGAGACACCCAACCCCAAAATG ATGTCAGCTGTGTACGCGGAGCTGGAGAACCGCCTGATCGGGGGCTTTGGCGGCAAGGTGGGCAAcgctgccctgcacaggacatccccCCCTGCCCCTGAGCTGCCACACGCTGCTGCAG GTGGCCGCAAGCCGGGGCTGGCGTGGCCGAGCGAGCTGGCGAGCCAGCCGTGCTACTACCGGCTGCACAGCAGCGTGGCCTCGCCCTGCAGCACCGAGTCCAACCCCTACGTGAGCCTGGACAGCAGCCCGGCCCCGTCGCCCACGCGCCGGCCGCGCTCGCCGCTGTCGCGACGCAAGAAGCTGTTCACCTTCTCGCGGCCCCCGCGCAGCCGCGACACCGACCGCTTCCTGGACGCGCTCAGCGAGCAGCTGGGCCACCGCGTCACCATCGTGGATGAGTTCCTCACCCCCGAGAACGACTACGAGGAG atGAGTTTCCAGGATGACCAGGGCAGCTACGTCACCAACGATGTCAGCAGCAGCGAGTACATCAGCAGCAGCGACGAGGGCAGCTCCCTGACCTACTCCACGCTCTCGGACCACATCCCCCCGCCTCCGCTCagccccccgcccccgccgccccccctGCCGTTCCACGACCCCCAGGGCGGCCCCGCCAAGgccgagccccccaagggcaGCGTGGCCCCCGTCCCCAAGTCCCTGGTGAGCCACCTGCacccggtgccgccgccgccgccgccgccgccgccgccgcccgtgCCCTGCGCCCCCGCCCTGCACCGCGGGCTGCTGCACCGCCGCAGCGACTCCAACCACATGAGCGTCAAGAGGCTGCGCTGGGAGCAGGTGGAGAACTCGGAGGGCACCATCTGGGGACAG CTCGGGGAGGACTCTGATTACGACAAGCTCAGTGACATGGTCAAATACCTCGACCTGGAGCTGCACTTTGGCACTCAGAAGCCCACGA AGCCAACTCTCATGcctgaaaactttaaaaagaaagacgTGGTTGAAATTTTGTCCCACAAAAAGGCCTACAACACAT CCATCCTGATCGCGCACCTGAAGCTGTCGCACGCGGAGCTGCGGCAGATCCTGATGACGATGGAGACGGATCGCCTGGAGCCCTCCCACatcaagcagctgctgctctacGCCCCGGACGGGGAGGAGGTGCAGCGCTTCCAGAGCTACAAGGAGAGTCCTGGCAAGCTCAGCGAGCCCGACCAGTTCGTGCTGCAG ATGCTGTCGGTGCCCGAGTACAAGATCCGCCTGCGCAGCCTGCACTTCAAGACCACCCTGCAGGAGAAGACCGAGGAGATCAAGGCCAGCTACGAGTGCATCTGCAAGGCCTCCCTGGagctgaagagcagcaagaagCTGGCAAAGATCCTGGAG TTCGTGCTGGCCATGGGGAACTACCTGAACAACGGGCAGCCCAAGACCAGCAAAACCACAGGCTTTAAAATCAACTTCCTCACCGAG ctgaacACCACCAAGACGGTGGATGGGAAATCCACCTTCCTGCACATTCTCGCCAAATCCCTCAGCCAACacttcccagagctcctgggcttTGCCAAGGACCTTCCCACGGTGCCGCTCGCTGCCAAAG TGAACCAGAGGACCCTGACAGCCGACCTGAAGGACCTGCACAGCACGGTGAGTGACATCCAGAAGGCGTGTCACAGCATGCCCGCCACCGCCGAGGACAGGTTTGCCATTGTCATGAGC TCCTTCCTGGAGAGTGCCCAGCCCGCCATGCGCTCCCTGGACGACCtgcagcacaaggccatggAGGAGTTCAGCAAGGTGCTGTCCTTCTTCGGGGAGGACTCAAAAATGACAACCTCCGAAGCCTTCTTTGGCATTTTTGCGGAATTCATGAGCAAGTTTGAG CGGGCTCTCAGTGACGTGCAGGTGGGCGAAAGCCAGCGCAGCCCCAGGATGAGCTCTCCCCTGGCCTGGTGA